From the genome of Desulfonauticus submarinus:
ATCAAATATCAATCAAATTATTATCTATTTCAATTTGCCAAATAAAAATACTCCAAATAAGTATTTTATTCTATATTCTTTAAAAGGGGGATACATAATGAATGATCAATACGCTGCCATGTGGGAAAAGCTTAATTTAGACTTAGAGGCCCACGATGCTTTATTAGAAGTTCTGGGAAAATTTTATAATGATATTTATCTTTCCCAAGAAAAAAGGCTTAGGGGTATGGAATATTTGGATTTTGTCCTTGCAGAAATACATGGATTACGAATAAAAGAATTAAAAGAAGCAAAAGAAAATGGACAAAAAATTATAGGAACCTTTTGTATTTTTGTCCCAGAAGAACTCACATTGGCAGCCAATGCTATTCAGGTTGGTTTATGTGCTGGAGCAGAAGCAGGTAAAGAAAAGGCTGAAAAACTTATCCCTAGAAACACCTGTGCTCTTATAAAATCATTTATAGGCTTCAAGCTAGCCAGATTATGTCCATTTACTGAGTCATGCGATTTAATAATAGGTGAAACCACATGTGATGGCAAAAAAAAGGCATATGAGGTATTTTCCCAATATGTACCAATGTATATTATGGAGGTACCTCAACAAAAATACCTTAGCGATCGGGAACTATGGAAAAATGAGGTGCTAAAATATAAAAATAAGTTAGAGCATATTACAAAAAACAAAATAACTCCTGACAAGCTCAAAAAAGCCATTAAAATAGTTAACGAGAAAAGAAAAGCATTACAGCGCCTTAATAAACTGAGAAAAGCTATCCCAACTCCTATTTCTGGTAGAGATGTGCTACTAATTAATCAAATTAGTTTTTACGATGATCCCCTTCGTTTTACTAAAAAAATAAATGAACTTTGTAATGAGTTAGAAGAAAAAATAAAAAAACAAGAAGGAATAGTATCTCAAGACACTCCCCGCATTCTCCTTTCTGGCTGTCCTATGGCCGTACCCAACTGGAAGCTACCTTATATAATAGAAAGTTCAGGAGCAATAATTGTGGGAGAAGAGTCTTGTATTGGCACTAGAAACACAAGAGATTTGGTAGATGAATCTGCTGAAACTTTAGATGAAATGATAGATGCTATTGTAGATAGATACCTTAAGATAGATTGCGCCTGTTTTACACCTAATCTAGAACGTATAGAGCATATTATTTCTCTAGCTAAGGAACTCAAAATAGATGGCGTTATTCACTATAATCTTCTTTTTTGTCAACCCTATGCTCACGAAAGCATTAAGATAGAAAATATTTTACGTGAAAAGAATATTCCTATTCTTTCTATTGAAACTGACTATAGTATGGAAGATGTTGAACAATTAAAAACAAGAGTAGAAGCATTTATAGAAATGATTACTCCTTAAGAAAAGGGACGGCCAATGGCAGTAGCTGGTATAGATATAGGCTCTCGATCGATAGAAATTGTAGTTTTAAAAAAAGATAAGGTTATTTTTCAAAACAAACTGCCTACAACCTTTAACCCATTAGATCAATTGAAAAAAATAATTAAAGGAATAAAATTTAAACTAATAGTAACTACTGGATATGGAAGAGAGCTAATAAATAAAATCCCTTTAACATGTCCTATTTATACTATTACTGAAATTAAGGCCTATGCTTTAGGAGTGTACCACCTATACCCTAACGCCAAAACAATCCTAGATATAGGAGGCCAAGATACAAAGGCTATTTCTTTAGCGTCCAATGGAAAAGTAAAAAATTTTGAAATGAATGACCGTTGTGCTGCTGGAACAGGAAAATTCTTAGAATTCACAGCAAGTATATTTCAAATACCTATCCAAAAATTTGGTCATTATGCATTAAAGGGTAAAATAGCTTTACCTATAAATAGTATGTGTACGGTCTTTGCAGAAACAGAAGCTGTATCCCTTATGGCAAAAGGTGAAGCTCCTGAGAATATTGCCCTTGGCTTACACAAATCGATTGTAAAAAGATCTATTAATATGCTAAAAAGAGTTGGTTTGAAAACTCCTTTAATTTTTGCAGGAGGAGTAGCCAATAACCCCTGCGTAGTGCATTTGCTAAAAACAGAGCTAGATATCTCCCCCATAATTCCCCCAAATCCTGACACAATAGGAGCACTTGGAGCGGCATTATGGGGGAGATCCCGTTTCAATAGAACTCAAAAAAATAGTTTAAATTTAAAAAAATCTTAAAAAAATTATAAAAAATGGACATAATTGACAAAAAAAATTATAAATTTAATTTTAGAAATCCATCGTCCTTTTAACCTTAAACAAAAATTAAATAAAACTACACACAATGAGTTTACCTATAATACCAGATCAAAGAAAAGACGATCTTCATAATCTACATCTTTTAGATAAAGCAGACTTTATTCTATTTTTAGCTGGTAATCAATTTATGCTAGCTAAAGAACTTATAACTAATTTTCAAAAAAAATATCCTGAAATAAAAAATATTTTTTATGAAACCCTTCCTCCTAAACTAGAGTTACAACAAATTCTAGCTAATGGAGCTAAGTTTCAAAATAAAATAATTCCTGGAAACCCAGATGTATATACCTCTGTATCTATTGAAAATATGCAAATTTTAGAAAAAGAAAATCTAATTTTCAAAGACTATTTCATTTATGCACATAATAAACTAAGCCTTATGGTACCAAAGGGAAATCCTAAAAAAATTAAATCTGTATATGATCTAGCCAGAACAGATATTACTATATCTCAACCAAATCCAGAAATAGAAGATATCGCTCAATATACCATTAATATGTACCACCAAGCAGGAGGAAAAAATTTAGTCAAAACGATTATGAAGGAAAAGGTAAAAGAAGGAAAAACTATTTTTACTACAGTTCACCATAGAGAAACCCCAAATAAAATTTTAAAAGGAGAGGTAGATGTAGGTCCTGTATGGCATACAGAAATTTTAAACGCCCAACAACAAGGATTAGAAATAGAAGGAGTAGAAATACCTTCTCCTTTAAATCAAGAAACAGAAGTAAATTATTACGCATGTCTTTTAAAAAAAGCTAAAAATATCGAAAATGGCAAAAGATTTTTAACATTTCTAAAATCAGATGTAGTAAAAAATATTTATACCAAGTATGGATTCATACCTGAATAATAATGTTTAAAGTAAATATACCAGGGCATGGTCTACTATTATTAGAGCATCTTGTCTTAGATTTTAATGGAACTCTAGCCATTGATGGTAAAGTAAAAACTGATGTTATAAATAGTTTATCCACTCTCTCAAAATATTTCCATATTCATATTTTAACAGCAGACACTCATAATAATGTAAAGCAATATTTTAGTAATACAGATTATAAAATCCAAATTATTTCTTCTCACGAACAAGTCAAAGCAAAACTAAATTTTATTCACCAGCTAGATCCTAATAAATGTGTAGCTATAGGTAATGGATATAATGATTATCTTATGCTTCAAAAGGCTAAACTAGGTATTGCGGTCTGCCAAGAAGAAGGGTTGTATTCAAAAACATTATTAGCAGCAGACATAATAGTACCCCACATTTTAGATGCCTTTCATTTATTTATTCATCCTCTTCGTCTTATAGCTACTTTACGAAACTAAAAGAGCGACCACAAGGGTCGCTCTTAATATTGAAGTTAGCAACACAATCTACTCTAGTTCACACAATTTTTTTAACTTCTCAAAATTTTCTTTTACCTTCTCTTGAATAAAAGCAATATCGTCTTCTTTAAGATGCCTAAATCTGCGTTGAAGGTTAAGATATTCCTCAACTGGTTTTAACTCTTTCCTGGGTTGAGAAAGCTTAAATTTTCCATACTCTACTTCAAATAAAGGAAAAACTCCTGTTTGCACAGCTAATTTAGCGATAGTAATACTTTGATCTGGTCTACTTCTCCAACCAGTGGGACAAGGAGAATAAATTTGAATATATGCTGGTCCCTCTACAGCAAGAGCTTTTCTAACCTTATTCATTAAGTCTAAATGATAAGCAGGACTTGCTGTCGCTACATAAGGAATATCATGAGCAGCAGCAATCATAGCTACATTTTTTTTCCAAGTATATTGCCCCTTACTTTTTTTTCCTGGAGGAGAAGTAGTAGTAGCAGCACCAAAAGGGGTTGAACTGGAACGCTGAATTCCTGTATTCATATATGCTTCGTTATCTAAACATACATATAAAAAATTATGTCCTCTTTCTAATGCCCCTGACAAAGATTGTAACCCAATATCAGCAGTTGCCCCATCACCAGCAAAAGCAATTACATTAGGACGATTTTTAAGCTTTCCCTTCTTTTCCAAAACTTTTAAAGCAGCTTCTATTCCTGAGGCTACAGCAGCAGTATTTTCAAAAGCCACATGAATCCAAGGAGTTTTCCAAGCTGTTTGAGGGAAAGGAGAGGTAACAATCTCCATACACCCTGTTGCATTAGCCACAATAGTATTTGGTCCTGCTGCTTTCATTACCATTCCCATGGCTAAAATTTCACCACACCCCTGGCAAGCTCTATGACCAGAAGCAATTAAAGATTCAGTTGGAATATTTTTTGCCGTTATTTTCTCAAATTTTATTTCTCTAGTCATCTTCTCTTACTCCCCAAATTAAATATTCGTCTTTATATTTACCTGTTTGCGCTAACTCATACATTTGTTTAAATTCATCTCTAGTAACATCTCTCCCACCAAGACCACAAATAAAATTATAAATTTCAGGTCTAGAACTCTGTTTATATAAAGTAGCTTTTACTTCACTCGCCACAGGTCCGTGATGAGCACCAAAGGAAACAGCTCTATCTATAACTATAATCTTTTTAGCGCCAGCAATTGCCTCTAAAAATTCTTCCTCAGGAAATGGACGCCATAACCTAATTCTCACTTGCCTAGCTTTTACCCCATCTGTATTTAACTCATTTAAAGCAGACATAACTGTTTCACCCAACGACCCCATGGTAATAAAAACTGTATCTGCTTCTTTAGGCCCATTTTCTTCTATAACTTTATACTTTCTACCAAACATTTCTTCCCACTCTGTAAAAACCTGCTTCACAATACTTTTACTACCCAGTAAAGCCATTTCTTGTTGTTTTTTAGCTTCAGCATAAATTTCTGGAACTCCCACAGGCCCCATAGTAACAGGCTGATCCACATCAAGTTTTAACTGTGGCTTATAAGGAGGCAAAAATTTATTTATATCCTCCTGAGATTCTATCTCTATAGGCTCAATCATATGGGTTAAAATAAAACCATCCATATTTACACCAACAGGGAGCAATACTCTCTTGTCTTCAGCAATCTTAAACGCTATTATAGTTAAATCAAATATTTCTTGTCCATTTTCTCCAAACAATTGAATCCATCCTATATCTCTTTCTGCCATAATATCAGAATGATCATTCCAGATAGAAATAGGACCAGATAAAGAACGGTTAGCAATAGTCATAACTATAGGTAATCTTAAACTTGAAGCAATAAATAAAATTTCATGCATCAAAGCTAGCCCCTGAGAGGAGGTAGCTGTATAGACCCTTGCTCCCGTAGCCGAAGCCCCTACTGCAGCACTCATGGCAGAGTGTTCTGATTCAACAGGAATAAAAGCTGCTTCAAGTTCCCCATTTGCTACAATCTGAGAAAGCTCTTCCACAATATGCGTTTGAGGAGTAATAGGATAAGCTGCAATAACATCTACATTGGCCAATTTTACAGCCTCTGCCACAGCTAAAGATACTTCTGTTCCTATTCTTTTAGTCATTATTTTTCCTCCAATTCCATAGTTAACGCCTTTTTAGGACACTCATTTGCACAAATACCACACCCCTTACAATAATATAAATCAGCCCTAAAAAAACCATCTTCGTCTTGATGAATACAAAATTCAGGACAATATATAGCACACAAACCACATTTAACACATTTTTCTTCATCTAAAATAGGCAGCTCTGTCCTCCAATCACCTGTTTTTAGTTCTGAGGCATTTCCAGGACTGGTTATAGTTGTTCCAAGGGCCAATGACTTCCAATCAGGATAGATCATCTTTCTTCCTCCATAAATTTTAATATAGACAAAAATTTAACCAACTTCTTAATATACATCCTTAGACCACATTTATAACTAAACAACTAAATTACTATTACTTTTTCCTTTATATCCTATATACTTTTAGAACTAAATAAAAATTTTTATTTAATATTTTCGGTAAATGGTTAAGACAAACTCTTAAAAATCACTTTTTATCTGTTTTTGTAAAAATTTTCCTGTTTCTTTAAGCAATTCTGCTAAATTTTTTATTTCAGTAAAGGAAAATTTATCCTGGTCTAATCGTCTATACAACCAAAAACAAAGATATAGTTTATCCTCTCTAGTGATCTGTTTTAACTGTAATCTTGCTAAGATTTTCCTTTTTAAATATTCTCTAGCAAAAATATTTTTTTTAATTAAATTTCCTAATCTCTCTTTTTGGCTAACATCTTTTTCTTCCAATTGCCAGTATTGCTGGTAAACTTTTATTAAACGCCTTTGAATTAAAAAATAATTTCTAATGTCTTTCATGTAAGATTCATAAGAATTTAAAAAAAGATTTATAACCTCAGAATAGGAAAGAAGTAAATTAGATAAATTTTTATAAAATATCTTTTTATCATAGTTAGAAATATTTTTATTTTTAACTAAACTATCTAATTTTAGTTCAATATTCTTAAAAAATAAATTATTTATTATTGGCGTAATATATTTTAAAAAATAACTATCTAAAACATATTTTAATACCCTTCTCCTACTTTGAAGAATATTTTTAGAATCAGTCCGGAATCCTTTTAAATCTATACCAAAATACAAATTAAGTTGTTTTAAGCTAAATTTAAATCTTTTTTCCTTAAAATCATAGTTTTTTATTAGAAAATTAGCTGCGATATTAAAGAAACTTTCATCCACAATAGAATCTTTTGGTAATGTATCGTATCTTGGTTTTATATTCTTTACAGAAGAGGTTGAATTATTAAAAATAATATTTTGTTCACCCTTAATTATGCTCTCATCTTCACTATTATTTTCTTTTGAAAAATCTATTGTCTTTTCCTCTTTAGGAAGAACATCTAGTCCATATATCCTCTGTTTATCTACAGGAGAAACAAGTTTATTTCCAGGTTGTTGAGGGGAACCTCCTTTTTTAGAAAAAAAAGCCTTTTCCACTCCTACATATACTCCCATTCCTAAAAACAAACAAAACACTATCAAAATTAATTTACTAATGCGCATATCATTTTTCCCCTAACCTTTTAAAAAGCTCACGGTCTCGTTGTTTAATAAAACCATTTTGTTACCAGGAAACTCAACTCGCTTTCCTACTTTACGAGTAGAGAAAAGTTCTTCTAACTTCATTACATTATCAAACAATACTTGCCCAGGACCAAGTTGTTTTAAGCACTGAGAAAAAATACGCATTCTTTCTCCTGGTAAAAATAACTCTAACTCCTTTCTATTTATCTCTATTTTATTTTCAAAAATTTTTGGTTTCAACTTTTCAATTTTTGCTTGCCAGTCGTGTCTATCAATTTTTGCTGCCTGCCACAATCTAAAAATATTTTTTAAAAAAGAAGGGTTTTCTTTACAAAATAACGGTAGAATCGTATGTCTAACTCTATTACGTAAAGTATCCAGTTGAAAATTACTTTTGTCTATACAAAAATTCTGATTTAACATCTTTAAAAAAGATTTAATTTCATCTTTAGATAAAAAAAGTAACGGCCTCACTATTTTATCTTCTTTTAAATAAACATCCATTCCTCCTAAGGCAGGCCAACTAGCACCTCTTAACATCCGTATTAATACATCTTCTGCCAAATCATTTAAATGATGACCTAGAGCAATTAAGTCGCAATGTCTTTTTTGGGCAAACTGCTTTAAAATAAAATAACGAATATTTCTACCCGTCTCTTCTATACCTCTGTGCGTTTTTTTAGCTAGAAGACCTATATTTGTCCTAAGAATATGGGGCTCAAACTTCCACCTTTCTGCAAAATTTTGAATAAATAATTCTTCCTGAAATGCTTCTTCTCTAAGACCATGATTTAGATACAATGCTTCTATATTTAAAGAGCAACGCTTTTTTAAAAGAGACAAAATAACTGCCAAAGCTGTTGAATCTGGACCTCCTGAAAGAGCAACTAATATTTTTTTACCTATAAAATCAACATGATAACGCTTTAAAAAGCGTTCCACTCTTAAAACCAAATGAGCACATTTGGGAGGAATTGTCTGTAAAGTATACATGTATTTTTAAGGAAGAAAAAATGTCTGTTGTTTCTTGGGCACCCACCAACGAATAAAATTATAACTAATACCTGCTGGAGCAGGCTTAATATTTTTAAACCTTTTATTCACAATTGGTAAAGACATGGGGACATACAAAAAACAATATGGTTGTTCATAATGCAAAATTTCTTGCATTCTATCGTAGATTTTTTTTCTTTTCTCTATATCCAAAGTTT
Proteins encoded in this window:
- a CDS encoding double-cubane-cluster-containing anaerobic reductase; the encoded protein is MNDQYAAMWEKLNLDLEAHDALLEVLGKFYNDIYLSQEKRLRGMEYLDFVLAEIHGLRIKELKEAKENGQKIIGTFCIFVPEELTLAANAIQVGLCAGAEAGKEKAEKLIPRNTCALIKSFIGFKLARLCPFTESCDLIIGETTCDGKKKAYEVFSQYVPMYIMEVPQQKYLSDRELWKNEVLKYKNKLEHITKNKITPDKLKKAIKIVNEKRKALQRLNKLRKAIPTPISGRDVLLINQISFYDDPLRFTKKINELCNELEEKIKKQEGIVSQDTPRILLSGCPMAVPNWKLPYIIESSGAIIVGEESCIGTRNTRDLVDESAETLDEMIDAIVDRYLKIDCACFTPNLERIEHIISLAKELKIDGVIHYNLLFCQPYAHESIKIENILREKNIPILSIETDYSMEDVEQLKTRVEAFIEMITP
- a CDS encoding acyl-CoA dehydratase activase; the encoded protein is MAVAGIDIGSRSIEIVVLKKDKVIFQNKLPTTFNPLDQLKKIIKGIKFKLIVTTGYGRELINKIPLTCPIYTITEIKAYALGVYHLYPNAKTILDIGGQDTKAISLASNGKVKNFEMNDRCAAGTGKFLEFTASIFQIPIQKFGHYALKGKIALPINSMCTVFAETEAVSLMAKGEAPENIALGLHKSIVKRSINMLKRVGLKTPLIFAGGVANNPCVVHLLKTELDISPIIPPNPDTIGALGAALWGRSRFNRTQKNSLNLKKS
- a CDS encoding molybdate ABC transporter substrate-binding protein; translated protein: MSLPIIPDQRKDDLHNLHLLDKADFILFLAGNQFMLAKELITNFQKKYPEIKNIFYETLPPKLELQQILANGAKFQNKIIPGNPDVYTSVSIENMQILEKENLIFKDYFIYAHNKLSLMVPKGNPKKIKSVYDLARTDITISQPNPEIEDIAQYTINMYHQAGGKNLVKTIMKEKVKEGKTIFTTVHHRETPNKILKGEVDVGPVWHTEILNAQQQGLEIEGVEIPSPLNQETEVNYYACLLKKAKNIENGKRFLTFLKSDVVKNIYTKYGFIPE
- a CDS encoding HAD family hydrolase: MFKVNIPGHGLLLLEHLVLDFNGTLAIDGKVKTDVINSLSTLSKYFHIHILTADTHNNVKQYFSNTDYKIQIISSHEQVKAKLNFIHQLDPNKCVAIGNGYNDYLMLQKAKLGIAVCQEEGLYSKTLLAADIIVPHILDAFHLFIHPLRLIATLRN
- the porB gene encoding pyruvate synthase subunit PorB, with amino-acid sequence MTREIKFEKITAKNIPTESLIASGHRACQGCGEILAMGMVMKAAGPNTIVANATGCMEIVTSPFPQTAWKTPWIHVAFENTAAVASGIEAALKVLEKKGKLKNRPNVIAFAGDGATADIGLQSLSGALERGHNFLYVCLDNEAYMNTGIQRSSSTPFGAATTTSPPGKKSKGQYTWKKNVAMIAAAHDIPYVATASPAYHLDLMNKVRKALAVEGPAYIQIYSPCPTGWRSRPDQSITIAKLAVQTGVFPLFEVEYGKFKLSQPRKELKPVEEYLNLQRRFRHLKEDDIAFIQEKVKENFEKLKKLCELE
- the porA gene encoding pyruvate ferredoxin oxidoreductase; amino-acid sequence: MTKRIGTEVSLAVAEAVKLANVDVIAAYPITPQTHIVEELSQIVANGELEAAFIPVESEHSAMSAAVGASATGARVYTATSSQGLALMHEILFIASSLRLPIVMTIANRSLSGPISIWNDHSDIMAERDIGWIQLFGENGQEIFDLTIIAFKIAEDKRVLLPVGVNMDGFILTHMIEPIEIESQEDINKFLPPYKPQLKLDVDQPVTMGPVGVPEIYAEAKKQQEMALLGSKSIVKQVFTEWEEMFGRKYKVIEENGPKEADTVFITMGSLGETVMSALNELNTDGVKARQVRIRLWRPFPEEEFLEAIAGAKKIIVIDRAVSFGAHHGPVASEVKATLYKQSSRPEIYNFICGLGGRDVTRDEFKQMYELAQTGKYKDEYLIWGVREDD
- a CDS encoding 4Fe-4S binding protein; the encoded protein is MIYPDWKSLALGTTITSPGNASELKTGDWRTELPILDEEKCVKCGLCAIYCPEFCIHQDEDGFFRADLYYCKGCGICANECPKKALTMELEEK
- the tilS gene encoding tRNA lysidine(34) synthetase TilS, with the translated sequence MERFLKRYHVDFIGKKILVALSGGPDSTALAVILSLLKKRCSLNIEALYLNHGLREEAFQEELFIQNFAERWKFEPHILRTNIGLLAKKTHRGIEETGRNIRYFILKQFAQKRHCDLIALGHHLNDLAEDVLIRMLRGASWPALGGMDVYLKEDKIVRPLLFLSKDEIKSFLKMLNQNFCIDKSNFQLDTLRNRVRHTILPLFCKENPSFLKNIFRLWQAAKIDRHDWQAKIEKLKPKIFENKIEINRKELELFLPGERMRIFSQCLKQLGPGQVLFDNVMKLEELFSTRKVGKRVEFPGNKMVLLNNETVSFLKG